A section of the Falco biarmicus isolate bFalBia1 chromosome 3, bFalBia1.pri, whole genome shotgun sequence genome encodes:
- the CROCC gene encoding rootletin isoform X3 — MSEAEPTAEAVVEEENRILQQELSRVEDLLAQSRAERDELAIKYNAISERLEQTLRLETGERDAVESRSLAQHNIELRRLLEEEQAAYKRKLQAYQEGQQRQAQLVQKLQAKLLQYKKKCGEVEQQLLEKATELEQERLTSQLDASSSQPEEESSNELENALIRLEEEQQRSSSLVQVNSMLREQLEQANVANAALSEDIRKLTADWARARDELEQREAEWRREEESFNTYFSNEHSRLLTLWRQVVAFRRHFGEMKATTERDLSELSHEASRTGRAAHAACLHLAANLRLAESQAGAVREKQAMRLAQLEEQLAARARDTDLEKAALGARLAELVAALERLRAEDEEKEQAVQALTLQLQNLEASRAQEPSLAEVETLRSEVELLHQTLQDITQAVLADDPEQPPPPRESSPCPSTSPRRSLSPSTATAAVHAALRHRHLQLQDARSQAEASQEVAGSLRRELEDSEKRLRTLERQLEQLSAEAGGCRRAQDEALCEVARLRAEAEVLRRDRLRAEEALAGEQQRAGALQQERAQLQRWGEGLEDARDEAARAAEAARQQLEHSQQQLEELEAQRAGAQQELLEAREALSRATLEAEVARGEQEALTEALSKAQGSCGVLAAAQRAAAAEEARLRDALAKTSELAAGLAREKTELSRTLARLEEERESGRIRTRELGQELALLRGRLEQGRRAGAAERQGLERARRAAEEGCRGLRAELRVLRGQQLRLRQHLGQAAQEQSAAGEALAQARGEQERLRGELLRLSRAREGLAKEGASLAVQLAAAQRHGQDRAQEAAGLRSEKEGLESSVFQLQQQLAQLSTRNQQLEAEGRTLLQAKEVLEAELGAVRQEREQELEVRRQAVAAAETAAVTVALQSARDAHQDELDRLQREKEELDAERGRLVREQEELAAELAVVRQQCESEKQQALALQEEERAALAETLGGLQQSLAEATAELEQQRREVSGHQEKEQSLAAELRSLRVQAEETAVAHEREAKTLRDQVMVAAKQRDAALREAEEARAQLRLVAEARAAGRRELLEAQREARESREGREAQRRQVQEARRALGDEAREKEALRRSNEELRAALRRAEGERISLKHASEEKEQRLALVEDGRAAADREVTELRATLRELERARLDARRELQELRRQVKDLDSENSKRSKEVGDLQARVALEEQREEESRREAFGLRQKVAESEAGTEAARKELQHLQRRLSEAEGEFRQREKDLARSLEEARGNEKKLLADARNLQLKVEAARGEAAELSLRLSAAEGRAQGLEAELARGEALRRAAETRLGGLQSALRRTMGIGRAQAGSPGKGEGPGGSGSPSSSPDPDAAAEPEAVRAALREFLRELQDAQREREELRVQVDTLGRQLEEVEEERDSASARAQQLQKLVAESEEGRRSTELSSTQATLLLQEETLRRGERERRALREKVATLERSLHATEGERRAAQERLSAVRASEAELQDAKRRLEVAESRSTRLELQQRVLEGELQRARLALGERQAEARAMQDRAELLQKQLAESEQRAGALQLAMERLSAVLAESGSKDDAPSTAALADVPVVHEQLLQLQNALAAGELDRRALQEGLEVARQALAEAREEKGALREQLQGLREEQEVLQRSKEELEAQVRQQQEALRQQQQQHGGLQQRVGSLQRALARTQGERREAERVALRLEKDRSALRRTLEKAEREALRAREDSLRLEAQKGGLARALGTAERELARARQRIQLLQAPAPQPPSPLSPAPTAALQRELDRLRITQPAPQHRHRGLEEQMALLKGQELHRHPSTI; from the exons ATGAGTGAAGCGGAGCCCACGGCGGAGGCTGTGGTTGAG GAGGAGAACCGCATCCTGCAGCAGGAACTGTCGCGTGTGGAGGACTTGCTGGCTCAGAGCCGGGCAGAACGGGATGAGTTGGCCATCAAGTACAACGCCATCAGTGAGCGG ctggagCAAACCCTGCGGCTGGAGACGGGTGAGCGGGACGCGGTGGAAAGCCGGAGCCTGGCGCAGCACAACATCGAGCTGCGGcggctgctggaggaggaacAAGCCGCCTACAAGCGCAAGCTGCAGGCGTACCAGGAGGGCCAGCAGCGGCAAGCCCAGCTGGTGCAGAAGCTCCAAGCCAAG TTGTTGCAGTATAAGAAGAAATGTGGAgaagtggagcagcagctgctggagaaggcaacggagctggagcaggagaggcTGACA agccagctggatgcaagcagctcccagccggaggaggagagcagcaaTGAGCTGGAGAATGCCTTGATCcggctggaagaggagcagcagag gagcagcagcctggtgcaGGTGAATTCGATGCTGCGGGAGCAGCTGGAACAAGCCAATGTGGCCAACGCGGCGCTGAGCGAGGACATCCGCAAGCTGACGGCCGACTGGGCACGAGCGCGGGATGAGCTGGAGCAGCGGGAGGCAGAGTGGAGGCGCGAGGAGgag TCCTTCAACACCTACTTCAGCAACGAGCACAGCCGGCTGCTGACTCTCTGGAGGCAGGTGGTGGCCTTCAGGCGTCACTTCGGGGAGATGAAAGCCACCACTGAGAG GGATCTGTCGGAGCTGAGCCACGAGGCGTCGCGGACTGGCAGGGCTGCCCACGCCGCCTGCCTGCACCTGGCTGCCAACCTGCGGCTGGCTGAGAGCCAGGCGGGTGCCGTGCGGGAGAAGCAGGCGATGcggctggcacagctggaggaaCAGCTGGCGGCACGGGCACGGGACACCGACCTGGAGAAAGCCGCCCTCGGAGCCAG GCTGGCGGAGCTGGTGGCAGCCCTGGAGCGCCTGCGGGCTGAGGatgaggagaaggagcaggCGGTGCAGGCGCTgaccctgcagctgcaaaacctG GAGGCCTCACGCGCCCAGGAGCCATCGCTGGCAGAGGTGGAGACGTTGCGCTCGGAGGTGGAGCTGCTCCATCAGACGCTGCAGGATATCACCCAG GCGGTGCTGGCAGATGACCCCGAGCAGCCACCGCCACCCCGGGAGTCCTCCCCGTGTCCCTCCACGTCCCCTCGCCGCAGTCTctcacccagcactgccactgcCGCTGTGCACGCCGCCCTGCGCCACCgccacctccagctgcag GATGCCCGCAGCCAGGCAGAGGCCAGCCAGGAGGTGGCTGGGAGCTTGCGGCGGGAGCTGGAGGACAGTGAGAAGAGGCTGAGGACCCTCGAgcggcagctggagcagctcagtgccgaggctgggggctgccggcgggcgCAGGATGAGGCCCTGTGCGAGGTGGCCCGCCTGCGCGCCGAGGCTGAAGTCCTGCGCAG GGACCGGCTGCGTGCGGAGGAGGCGCTGGCGGGGGAGCAGCAGCGGGCAggtgccctgcagcaggagcgGGCGCAGCTGCAGCGCTGGGGCGAGGGGCTGGAGGATGCCCGGGATGAGGCCGCCCGCGCCGCCGAGGCCGCccggcagcagctggagcacag ccagcagcagctggaggagctggaggcgCAGCGGGCCGGGgcgcagcaggagctgctggaggcgCGGGAGGCACTGAGCCGGGCCACACTGGAGGCCGAGGTGGCACGGGGTGAGCAGGAGGCGCTGACTGAGGCGCTGAGCAAG GCGCAGGGGAGCTGTGGGGTGCTGGCAGCGGCGCAGCGGGCAGCGGCAGCCGAAGAGGCCCGGCTGCGGGATGCCCTGGCCAAGACTAGCGAGCTGGCGGCCGGGCTGGCGCGGGAGAAGACGGAGCTGAGCCGGACCCTGGCACGGCTGGAAGAGGAGCGGGAGAGCGGCCGCATCCGGACGcgggagctggggcaggagctggcgCTGCTGCGGGGGCGGCTGGAGCAGGGGCGCCGGGCTGGGGCGGCCGAGCGGCAGGGGCTGGAGCGGGCACGCAGGGCGGCCGAGGAGGgctgccgggggctgcgggcagagCTGCGGGTGCTGCGGGGCCAGCAGCTGCGCCTGCGCCAGCACCTGGGGCAG GCGGCGCAGGAGCAGAGCGCAGCGGGTGAGGCGCTGGCGCAGGCTCGGGGGGAGCAGGAGCGGTTGCGGGGGGAGCTGCTGCGGCTCAGCCGGGCCCGCGAGGGGCTGGCCAAGGAGGGGGCCAGCCTGGCCGTCCAGCTCGCTGCCGCCCAGCGCCATGGCCAGGATCGGGCCCAGGAGGCGGCTGGGCtcag GTCGGAGAAGGAGGGGCTGGAGAGCAGCgtcttccagctgcagcagcagctcgcccagctcagcacccgcaaccagcagctggaggccgAGGGCCGGACCCTGCTCCAGGCCAAGGAGGTGCTGGAGG CGGAGCTGGGTGCGGTGCGGCAGGAGcgggagcaggagctggaggtgcGGCGGCAGGCAGTGGCGGCGGCCGAGACAGCGGCGGTGACGGTGGCCCTGCAGAGCGCCCGCGATGCGCACCAGGACGAGCTCGACCGCCTCCAGCGCGAGAAG gaggagctggatgCGGAGCGGGGGCGGCTGgtgcgggagcaggaggagctggcagctgagctggcGGTGGTGCGGCAGCAGTGCGAGAGCGAGAAGCAGCAG GCACTGGCGCtacaggaggaggagagggcgGCACTGGCGGAgaccctgggggggctgcagcagagcctggccgaGGCCACGGCTGAGCTTGAGCAGCAGCGACGAGAGGTCAGCGGCCACCAGGAGAAGGAgcag agccTGGCAGCAGAACTGCGCAGCCTGCGAGTGCAGGCGGAGGAGACAGCGGTGGCCCATGAGCGGGAGGCGAAGACTCTCCGTGACCAAGTGATGGTGGCGGCCAAGCAGCGGGATGCTGCCCTGCGAGAG GCGGAGGAGGCGCGGGCGCAGCTGCGGCTGGTGGCGGAGGCacgggcggcggggcggcgggagctgTTGGAGGCGCAGCGGGAGGCCCGGGAGAGCCGGGAGGGCCGGGAGGCACAGCGGCGGCAGGTGCAGGAGGCACGCCGGGCGCTGGGAGACGAGGCCAGGGAGAAGGAGGCCCTGAGGCGCTCCAACGAGGAGCTGCGGGCTGCACTGCGGCGTGCCGAGGGCGAGCGCATCAG CCTGAAGCATGCCAGTGAGGAGAAGGAGCAGCGGCTGGCACTGGTGGAGGATGGGCGGGCGGCGGCAGACCGGGAGGTGACGGAGCTGCGGGCAACCCTGCGGGAGCTGGAGCGTGCCCGCCTTGACGCCCGCCgtgagctgcaggagctgcgccggcag GTGAAGGACTTGGACAGCGAGAACAGCAAGAGGAGCAAGGAGGTGGGTGACCTGCAGGCACGCGTGGCCCTGGAGGAGCAGCGGGAGGAGGAGAGCCGCCGCGAAGCCTTCGGCCTCAGGCAGAAGGTGGCAGAGAGCGAGGCTGGCACGGAGGCCGCCAGGAAGGAG ctccagcacctgCAGCGGCGGCTCTCAGAGGCGGAGGGCGAATTTCGGCAGCGAGAGAAGGACCTGGCCCGCAGCTTGGAGGAGGCTCGGGGCAATGAGAAAAAGCTGCTGGCTGATGCCCGCAACCTGCAGCTGAAGGTGGAGGCGGCGCGTGGGGAAGCGGCCGAGCTGAGCCTGCGCCTGAGCGCGGCCGAGGGTCGGGCACAGGGACTGGAAGCTGAGCTGGCCCGTGGCGAGGCACTACGCCGCGCTGCTGAAACCCGCCTGGGAGGCCTCCAGTCCGCCCTGCGCCGTACCATGGGCATCGGCCGGGCACAGGCTGGCTCCCCGGGCAAGG GTGAGGGACCAGGGGGGTCGGGGAGCCCCAGCTCATCCCCGGACCCCGATGCAGCGGCTGAGCCCGAGGCGGTGCGGGCAGCCCTGCGGGAGTTCCTGCGCGAGCTGCAGGATGCGCAGCGGGAGCGG GAGGAGCTGCGGGTGCAGGTGGACACCCTGGGCcggcagctggaggaggtggaggaggagcgGGACAGCGCCAGTGCCCGGGCGCAGCAGCTCCAGAAGCTGGTGGCTGAGAGCGAGGAAG GGCGTCGCAGCACGGAGCTGAGCAGCACCcaggccacgctgctgctgcaggaggagacGCTGCGGCGGGGCGAGCGGGAGCGGCGGGCGCTGCGGGAGAAGGTGGCGACGCTGGAACGGAGCCTGCATGCCACCGAGGGCGAACGCCGAGCCGCCCAG GAGAGGCTGAGCGCGGTGAGAGCCAGCGAGGCCGAGCTGCAGGATGCCAAGCGGCGGCTGGAGGTGGCGGAGAGCCGGAGCACccggctggagctgcagcagcggGTGCTGGAGGGCGAGCTGCAGCGGGCACGGCTGGCCCTGGGCGAGCGGCAAGCGGAGGCACGGGCGATGCAGGACCGTGCTGAGCTGCTCCAGAAACAA CTGGCGGAGAGCGAGCAGCGCGCCGGAGCTTTGCAGCTGGCGATGGAGCGGTTGAGCGCGGTGCTGGCGGAGAGTGGCTCAAAGGACGATGCACCGAGCACGGCAGCGTTGGCCGATGTCCCCGTGGTCcatgagcagctgctgcagctccagaaCGCCCTGGCCGCTGGCGAGCTGGACCGGCGGGCGCTGCAG gaggggctggaggTGGCACGGCAGGCGCTGGCGGAGGCGCGGGAAGAGAAGGGAGCGTTGcgggagcagctgcagggattgcgggaggagcaggaggtgctgcagcggagcaaggaggagctggaggcgCAGGTccggcagcagcaggag GCGctgcggcagcagcagcagcagcacggggggctgcagcagcgggTGGGCAGCCTGCAGCGCGCCCTGGCCCGCACGCAGGGCGAGAGGCGGGAGGCCGAGCGCGTCGCCCTGCGCCTGGAGAAGGACAGGAGCGCCCTGAGGAGGACCCTGGAGAAG GCGGAGCGGGAGGCGCTGCGGGCGCGGGAGGACTCGCTGCGGCTGGAGGCGCAGAAGGGCGGCCTGGCTCGTGCCCTGGGCACGGCGGAGCGGGAGCTGGCGCGGGCACGGCAGCgcatccagctgctgcag GCACCGGCACCGCAGCCCCCGTCGCCCCTGAGCCCCGCGCCCACCGCGGCGCTGCAGCGGGAGCTGGACCGCCTGCGCATCACCCAGCCAGCGCCGCAGCATCGCCACCGTGGCCTGGAGGAGCAG ATGGCGCTGCTGaaggggcaggagctgcaccGTCACCCCAGCACCATCTAG
- the CROCC gene encoding rootletin isoform X4: MSEAEPTAEAVVEEENRILQQELSRVEDLLAQSRAERDELAIKYNAISERLEQTLRLETGERDAVESRSLAQHNIELRRLLEEEQAAYKRKLQAYQEGQQRQAQLVQKLQAKLLQYKKKCGEVEQQLLEKATELEQERLTSQLDASSSQPEEESSNELENALIRLEEEQQRSSSLVQVNSMLREQLEQANVANAALSEDIRKLTADWARARDELEQREAEWRREEESFNTYFSNEHSRLLTLWRQVVAFRRHFGEMKATTERDLSELSHEASRTGRAAHAACLHLAANLRLAESQAGAVREKQAMRLAQLEEQLAARARDTDLEKAALGARLAELVAALERLRAEDEEKEQAVQALTLQLQNLEASRAQEPSLAEVETLRSEVELLHQTLQDITQAVLADDPEQPPPPRESSPCPSTSPRRSLSPSTATAAVHAALRHRHLQLQDARSQAEASQEVAGSLRRELEDSEKRLRTLERQLEQLSAEAGGCRRAQDEALCEVARLRAEAEVLRRDRLRAEEALAGEQQRAGALQQERAQLQRWGEGLEDARDEAARAAEAARQQLEHSQQQLEELEAQRAGAQQELLEAREALSRATLEAEVARGEQEALTEALSKAQGSCGVLAAAQRAAAAEEARLRDALAKTSELAAGLAREKTELSRTLARLEEERESGRIRTRELGQELALLRGRLEQGRRAGAAERQGLERARRAAEEGCRGLRAELRVLRGQQLRLRQHLGQAAQEQSAAGEALAQARGEQERLRGELLRLSRAREGLAKEGASLAVQLAAAQRHGQDRAQEAAGLRSEKEGLESSVFQLQQQLAQLSTRNQQLEAEGRTLLQAKEVLEAELGAVRQEREQELEVRRQAVAAAETAAVTVALQSARDAHQDELDRLQREKEELDAERGRLVREQEELAAELAVVRQQCESEKQQALALQEEERAALAETLGGLQQSLAEATAELEQQRREVSGHQEKEQSLAAELRSLRVQAEETAVAHEREAKTLRDQVMVAAKQRDAALREAEEARAQLRLVAEARAAGRRELLEAQREARESREGREAQRRQVQEARRALGDEAREKEALRRSNEELRAALRRAEGERISLKHASEEKEQRLALVEDGRAAADREVTELRATLRELERARLDARRELQELRRQVKDLDSENSKRSKEVGDLQARVALEEQREEESRREAFGLRQKVAESEAGTEAARKELQHLQRRLSEAEGEFRQREKDLARSLEEARGNEKKLLADARNLQLKVEAARGEAAELSLRLSAAEGRAQGLEAELARGEALRRAAETRLGGLQSALRRTMGIGRAQAGSPGKGEGPGGSGSPSSSPDPDAAAEPEAVRAALREFLRELQDAQREREELRVQVDTLGRQLEEVEEERDSASARAQQLQKLVAESEEGRRSTELSSTQATLLLQEETLRRGERERRALREKVATLERSLHATEGERRAAQERLSAVRASEAELQDAKRRLEVAESRSTRLELQQRVLEGELQRARLALGERQAEARAMQDRAELLQKQLAESEQRAGALQLAMERLSAVLAESGSKDDAPSTAALADVPVVHEQLLQLQNALAAGELDRRALQEGLEVARQALAEAREEKGALREQLQGLREEQEVLQRSKEELEAQVRQQQEGERREAERVALRLEKDRSALRRTLEKAEREALRAREDSLRLEAQKGGLARALGTAERELARARQRIQLLQGPPVTSCGMTGTPGQAPAPQPPSPLSPAPTAALQRELDRLRITQPAPQHRHRGLEEQMALLKGQELHRHPSTI; the protein is encoded by the exons ATGAGTGAAGCGGAGCCCACGGCGGAGGCTGTGGTTGAG GAGGAGAACCGCATCCTGCAGCAGGAACTGTCGCGTGTGGAGGACTTGCTGGCTCAGAGCCGGGCAGAACGGGATGAGTTGGCCATCAAGTACAACGCCATCAGTGAGCGG ctggagCAAACCCTGCGGCTGGAGACGGGTGAGCGGGACGCGGTGGAAAGCCGGAGCCTGGCGCAGCACAACATCGAGCTGCGGcggctgctggaggaggaacAAGCCGCCTACAAGCGCAAGCTGCAGGCGTACCAGGAGGGCCAGCAGCGGCAAGCCCAGCTGGTGCAGAAGCTCCAAGCCAAG TTGTTGCAGTATAAGAAGAAATGTGGAgaagtggagcagcagctgctggagaaggcaacggagctggagcaggagaggcTGACA agccagctggatgcaagcagctcccagccggaggaggagagcagcaaTGAGCTGGAGAATGCCTTGATCcggctggaagaggagcagcagag gagcagcagcctggtgcaGGTGAATTCGATGCTGCGGGAGCAGCTGGAACAAGCCAATGTGGCCAACGCGGCGCTGAGCGAGGACATCCGCAAGCTGACGGCCGACTGGGCACGAGCGCGGGATGAGCTGGAGCAGCGGGAGGCAGAGTGGAGGCGCGAGGAGgag TCCTTCAACACCTACTTCAGCAACGAGCACAGCCGGCTGCTGACTCTCTGGAGGCAGGTGGTGGCCTTCAGGCGTCACTTCGGGGAGATGAAAGCCACCACTGAGAG GGATCTGTCGGAGCTGAGCCACGAGGCGTCGCGGACTGGCAGGGCTGCCCACGCCGCCTGCCTGCACCTGGCTGCCAACCTGCGGCTGGCTGAGAGCCAGGCGGGTGCCGTGCGGGAGAAGCAGGCGATGcggctggcacagctggaggaaCAGCTGGCGGCACGGGCACGGGACACCGACCTGGAGAAAGCCGCCCTCGGAGCCAG GCTGGCGGAGCTGGTGGCAGCCCTGGAGCGCCTGCGGGCTGAGGatgaggagaaggagcaggCGGTGCAGGCGCTgaccctgcagctgcaaaacctG GAGGCCTCACGCGCCCAGGAGCCATCGCTGGCAGAGGTGGAGACGTTGCGCTCGGAGGTGGAGCTGCTCCATCAGACGCTGCAGGATATCACCCAG GCGGTGCTGGCAGATGACCCCGAGCAGCCACCGCCACCCCGGGAGTCCTCCCCGTGTCCCTCCACGTCCCCTCGCCGCAGTCTctcacccagcactgccactgcCGCTGTGCACGCCGCCCTGCGCCACCgccacctccagctgcag GATGCCCGCAGCCAGGCAGAGGCCAGCCAGGAGGTGGCTGGGAGCTTGCGGCGGGAGCTGGAGGACAGTGAGAAGAGGCTGAGGACCCTCGAgcggcagctggagcagctcagtgccgaggctgggggctgccggcgggcgCAGGATGAGGCCCTGTGCGAGGTGGCCCGCCTGCGCGCCGAGGCTGAAGTCCTGCGCAG GGACCGGCTGCGTGCGGAGGAGGCGCTGGCGGGGGAGCAGCAGCGGGCAggtgccctgcagcaggagcgGGCGCAGCTGCAGCGCTGGGGCGAGGGGCTGGAGGATGCCCGGGATGAGGCCGCCCGCGCCGCCGAGGCCGCccggcagcagctggagcacag ccagcagcagctggaggagctggaggcgCAGCGGGCCGGGgcgcagcaggagctgctggaggcgCGGGAGGCACTGAGCCGGGCCACACTGGAGGCCGAGGTGGCACGGGGTGAGCAGGAGGCGCTGACTGAGGCGCTGAGCAAG GCGCAGGGGAGCTGTGGGGTGCTGGCAGCGGCGCAGCGGGCAGCGGCAGCCGAAGAGGCCCGGCTGCGGGATGCCCTGGCCAAGACTAGCGAGCTGGCGGCCGGGCTGGCGCGGGAGAAGACGGAGCTGAGCCGGACCCTGGCACGGCTGGAAGAGGAGCGGGAGAGCGGCCGCATCCGGACGcgggagctggggcaggagctggcgCTGCTGCGGGGGCGGCTGGAGCAGGGGCGCCGGGCTGGGGCGGCCGAGCGGCAGGGGCTGGAGCGGGCACGCAGGGCGGCCGAGGAGGgctgccgggggctgcgggcagagCTGCGGGTGCTGCGGGGCCAGCAGCTGCGCCTGCGCCAGCACCTGGGGCAG GCGGCGCAGGAGCAGAGCGCAGCGGGTGAGGCGCTGGCGCAGGCTCGGGGGGAGCAGGAGCGGTTGCGGGGGGAGCTGCTGCGGCTCAGCCGGGCCCGCGAGGGGCTGGCCAAGGAGGGGGCCAGCCTGGCCGTCCAGCTCGCTGCCGCCCAGCGCCATGGCCAGGATCGGGCCCAGGAGGCGGCTGGGCtcag GTCGGAGAAGGAGGGGCTGGAGAGCAGCgtcttccagctgcagcagcagctcgcccagctcagcacccgcaaccagcagctggaggccgAGGGCCGGACCCTGCTCCAGGCCAAGGAGGTGCTGGAGG CGGAGCTGGGTGCGGTGCGGCAGGAGcgggagcaggagctggaggtgcGGCGGCAGGCAGTGGCGGCGGCCGAGACAGCGGCGGTGACGGTGGCCCTGCAGAGCGCCCGCGATGCGCACCAGGACGAGCTCGACCGCCTCCAGCGCGAGAAG gaggagctggatgCGGAGCGGGGGCGGCTGgtgcgggagcaggaggagctggcagctgagctggcGGTGGTGCGGCAGCAGTGCGAGAGCGAGAAGCAGCAG GCACTGGCGCtacaggaggaggagagggcgGCACTGGCGGAgaccctgggggggctgcagcagagcctggccgaGGCCACGGCTGAGCTTGAGCAGCAGCGACGAGAGGTCAGCGGCCACCAGGAGAAGGAgcag agccTGGCAGCAGAACTGCGCAGCCTGCGAGTGCAGGCGGAGGAGACAGCGGTGGCCCATGAGCGGGAGGCGAAGACTCTCCGTGACCAAGTGATGGTGGCGGCCAAGCAGCGGGATGCTGCCCTGCGAGAG GCGGAGGAGGCGCGGGCGCAGCTGCGGCTGGTGGCGGAGGCacgggcggcggggcggcgggagctgTTGGAGGCGCAGCGGGAGGCCCGGGAGAGCCGGGAGGGCCGGGAGGCACAGCGGCGGCAGGTGCAGGAGGCACGCCGGGCGCTGGGAGACGAGGCCAGGGAGAAGGAGGCCCTGAGGCGCTCCAACGAGGAGCTGCGGGCTGCACTGCGGCGTGCCGAGGGCGAGCGCATCAG CCTGAAGCATGCCAGTGAGGAGAAGGAGCAGCGGCTGGCACTGGTGGAGGATGGGCGGGCGGCGGCAGACCGGGAGGTGACGGAGCTGCGGGCAACCCTGCGGGAGCTGGAGCGTGCCCGCCTTGACGCCCGCCgtgagctgcaggagctgcgccggcag GTGAAGGACTTGGACAGCGAGAACAGCAAGAGGAGCAAGGAGGTGGGTGACCTGCAGGCACGCGTGGCCCTGGAGGAGCAGCGGGAGGAGGAGAGCCGCCGCGAAGCCTTCGGCCTCAGGCAGAAGGTGGCAGAGAGCGAGGCTGGCACGGAGGCCGCCAGGAAGGAG ctccagcacctgCAGCGGCGGCTCTCAGAGGCGGAGGGCGAATTTCGGCAGCGAGAGAAGGACCTGGCCCGCAGCTTGGAGGAGGCTCGGGGCAATGAGAAAAAGCTGCTGGCTGATGCCCGCAACCTGCAGCTGAAGGTGGAGGCGGCGCGTGGGGAAGCGGCCGAGCTGAGCCTGCGCCTGAGCGCGGCCGAGGGTCGGGCACAGGGACTGGAAGCTGAGCTGGCCCGTGGCGAGGCACTACGCCGCGCTGCTGAAACCCGCCTGGGAGGCCTCCAGTCCGCCCTGCGCCGTACCATGGGCATCGGCCGGGCACAGGCTGGCTCCCCGGGCAAGG GTGAGGGACCAGGGGGGTCGGGGAGCCCCAGCTCATCCCCGGACCCCGATGCAGCGGCTGAGCCCGAGGCGGTGCGGGCAGCCCTGCGGGAGTTCCTGCGCGAGCTGCAGGATGCGCAGCGGGAGCGG GAGGAGCTGCGGGTGCAGGTGGACACCCTGGGCcggcagctggaggaggtggaggaggagcgGGACAGCGCCAGTGCCCGGGCGCAGCAGCTCCAGAAGCTGGTGGCTGAGAGCGAGGAAG GGCGTCGCAGCACGGAGCTGAGCAGCACCcaggccacgctgctgctgcaggaggagacGCTGCGGCGGGGCGAGCGGGAGCGGCGGGCGCTGCGGGAGAAGGTGGCGACGCTGGAACGGAGCCTGCATGCCACCGAGGGCGAACGCCGAGCCGCCCAG GAGAGGCTGAGCGCGGTGAGAGCCAGCGAGGCCGAGCTGCAGGATGCCAAGCGGCGGCTGGAGGTGGCGGAGAGCCGGAGCACccggctggagctgcagcagcggGTGCTGGAGGGCGAGCTGCAGCGGGCACGGCTGGCCCTGGGCGAGCGGCAAGCGGAGGCACGGGCGATGCAGGACCGTGCTGAGCTGCTCCAGAAACAA CTGGCGGAGAGCGAGCAGCGCGCCGGAGCTTTGCAGCTGGCGATGGAGCGGTTGAGCGCGGTGCTGGCGGAGAGTGGCTCAAAGGACGATGCACCGAGCACGGCAGCGTTGGCCGATGTCCCCGTGGTCcatgagcagctgctgcagctccagaaCGCCCTGGCCGCTGGCGAGCTGGACCGGCGGGCGCTGCAG gaggggctggaggTGGCACGGCAGGCGCTGGCGGAGGCGCGGGAAGAGAAGGGAGCGTTGcgggagcagctgcagggattgcgggaggagcaggaggtgctgcagcggagcaaggaggagctggaggcgCAGGTccggcagcagcaggag GGCGAGAGGCGGGAGGCCGAGCGCGTCGCCCTGCGCCTGGAGAAGGACAGGAGCGCCCTGAGGAGGACCCTGGAGAAG GCGGAGCGGGAGGCGCTGCGGGCGCGGGAGGACTCGCTGCGGCTGGAGGCGCAGAAGGGCGGCCTGGCTCGTGCCCTGGGCACGGCGGAGCGGGAGCTGGCGCGGGCACGGCAGCgcatccagctgctgcag GGCCCACCAGTGACCAGCTGTGGGATGACTGGCACCCCTGGGCAGGCACCGGCACCGCAGCCCCCGTCGCCCCTGAGCCCCGCGCCCACCGCGGCGCTGCAGCGGGAGCTGGACCGCCTGCGCATCACCCAGCCAGCGCCGCAGCATCGCCACCGTGGCCTGGAGGAGCAG ATGGCGCTGCTGaaggggcaggagctgcaccGTCACCCCAGCACCATCTAG